GTGGAAGTATTTCACCTGCCCTGCCCGCTCACTCGCTGGGAAAACCTGTTGCGCCACATGGCCGGGCAGGACGGTTATGGCGCAGGCTTCATCGAGCATTACATCCTTACGCTGATCTACCCGGCCGGGCTCACGCCGCAGATCCAACTGGGCTTGGGCGCGTTGGTGCTGCTGATCAATATCGCGGTGTATGCGCGACTGATCCGACGTTATCGACAGGCTTGAGACAGCCACACTGGTGAAGAATCAGGGTCCCTCTGCTCCCTCGTAGACGCCGCCATGTCCGAAGCCTTCGAAGTTCCCAGCCCTCACGAAAAACACCTTGAACACACCACCGAACATGCCCACGGCCGTGGCGACAGCTTCGCCAGCCGCATCGCGGTGATGACCGCCATCATGGCCACCGTTGGCGCCATGCTCAGCTACCAGGCCGGCTCCAGCGAAAGCGAGGCGGCGATGGACAAAAACAACGCTGCCATCATCAAGACCGAAGCCGCCAACCAATGGAATTACTACCAGGCCAAATCCAGCCGCCAGAACCTGGCGGAACTGGCCACGCATATCCCTGGCGTGGATGCCGCCCACTACAACGACGAAATCCAGCGCTATAAAAGCCAGAAGGAAGAGGTGCGCAAACAGGCAGAGACGCTTGAAGCCAGTTCGCGGGAATGGGACCACAAATCCGAGCAAGCGCTGCATCAGCACCATCGCTGGGCACAGGCCATGACAGCGATTCAGATCGCGATTTCGCTGGCGGCGATCACCTTGCTGACGCGCAAAGAATGGCTCAAGCGCCTGTCATACACCGCCGGCGGCGTGGCGGTGGTGCTCGGCAACCTGGCTTGGCTGCATCTCTAGACACTGGATCGTGAACACCATCAAAGTGATTTCAACCTGCCAACTGAGCGATTAGAGTGACGCGGCTCGCTGGCGTTTGCCCCATTTGATCCGTTCAAAAAGACTCTATAAAAATGAAGATATCGTTCGTCGTATCGCTGATGGGTTTATCGCTGACGCAAATCCCTCTGTCCATGGCAGACAATGCCAACGGGAAAAACCTGTATTTACAGCGATGCGCCATGTGCCACGGAGCCGATATCCGAGGCACAGGGCCATTGGCCCATAAAAGCAGCCCTCCTACACCTGATCTCACGACTTCCGCGTTCAAGAAGCGGTTGCATGATTATCCGGGCGTCATCGTGTCGTCGGTAATCCTGCGGCCAAATGGAGATTTGATCCCGAACACCTTGCGAGAAAATGGCGTGAAGCTAGCGCCACACGCCTGGAGCGTTAAGGATTTTCGCGACTTGAATCAATATATGGGTGACGTCATCGCGAAAAGTCGATGAGTTGAAGATGAGCGTCACATTCAAATATTGCTCGCCGGGTTTTGTGAAAGAGGAACAACCCAATGGACAAGGTAGTGAGAGAAGACCTGTCGAGGCCGCAAGCGATCAGTTTGCGCGAGGCATTCGGGTTCTGGTTGAAGCTCGGCTTCATCAGCTTCGGCGGCCCAGCCGGGCAGATCTCGATCATGCACCAGGAGCTGGTAGAGCGGCGGCGCTGGATATCCGAGCGCAGATTCCTGCATGCCCTGAACTACTGCATGCTGCTACCGGGGCCAGAAGCCCAACAGTTGGCAACCTACATTGGCTGGCTGATGCATCGTACCTGGGGTGGGGTCATTGCCGGGGTACTCTTCATATTGCCGTCATTGTTCATCCTGATCGCGTTGTCATGGATGTATATCGCCTTTGGCGACGTGCCTGTGGTGGCGGGGCTGTTCTATGGCATCAAGCCGGCCGTAACTGCCATCGTGGTGCAGGCCGCCCACCGAATCGGCTCGCGGGCCTTGAAGAACAACGCGTTATGGGCGATAGCGGCGGCGTCATTCGTTGCAATCTTTGCGTTTAATGTTCCATTCCCGTTGATCGTGCTCTGCGCTGCGCTGATCGGTTATGCCGGTGGTCGTCTGGCGCCCGAGAAATTCAGAGCAGGTGGCCATCGCGCCGCCGAAAAAACCTTCGGCCCGGCCTTGATCGATGACGATACCCCGCCGCCGGAGCATGCCCGTTTCAGCTGGTTGAAACTGGCACTGCTTGCGCTGATTGGCGCCGCGCTATGGGCGTTGCCGATGGGAGTACTGACCGCTCTTTTTGGCTGGGAAGGCACATTGACCCAAATGAGCTGGTTCTTCACCAAGGCCGCCCTACTGACCTTTGGTGGGGCCTACGCTGTGCTCCCGTATGTTTACCAGGGCGCGGTGGGCCATTATGGCTGGCTAACGCCGACGCAGATGATCGACGGGCTGGCGCTAGGGGAAACCACACCAGGGCCGCTGATCATGGTGGTGGCCTTTGTCGGCTTTGTCGGGGCTTATGTCTCGCAGGTGTTCGGTGCAGATCAAATGTTTCTGGCGGGGGCCGTCGCTGCCTGCCTGGTGACCTGGTTCACTTTTCTGCCTTCATTCCTGTTCATCCTCGCGGGCGGCCCACTGGTGGAGTCGACCCACAACCAACTCAAGTTCACCGCACCACTCACCGCCATTACCGCGGCGGTGGTTGGCGTGATCCTCAATCTGGCGTGCTTCTTCGGCTATCACGTGCTTTGGCCGCAGGGTTTGAGCGGCAACCTGGACTGGCCCTCTGCACTGATCGCCATGGCGGCGGCGGTGGCCTTGTTTCGCTTCAAACGAGGCGTCATCCAGGTACTGATGGGCTGCGCACTCGTCGGCCTGGCCGTGCATCTGCTGCGGTAAAGCACGGGGTGGATGGGGCGTGAACCTTATGCGCCCAACCCGATCCAGCCATGAATGCCGACATAGAGGCCAACGCCGATAATCAGCACACTGGAAAAATAAGGCGCACGACGAGCAACCGTGCCCAGCCAAGGCCAACGATTGGACGCCTGCCTGGCACCAATAGCCGCCGCAGCCCCTACGGTGACCAGCGTGATCGCCAAGCCAATGCTGAAACACAGGACAAGCATGCCACCCAATGCCACCTCTTTAACCTGAAGGCAAAGCAGCAGCACCGTAATGGCAGCGGGGCATGGAATCAGGCCGCCCGTCAGGCCAAACATGACGATCTGCCCCGTAGTGACTTCCCGGCTGGTAAAGCGCTTACGGATATCATCAGCATGGGCGCGCTCATGGGCATCCTGATAGCCATCACTCGCTAATTCCAGCCCTGCCAGTTCGGCATGCGCGTGCCCGTGATCATGCTCCGTGTACTGCAGATCGTAATCATGAGAATGGCCTGCATGCCCAAGGCTCAAGCGAGCCCTGAATTCATGGGGCTCCGGGATAGCGAACGACGACTCCACAAAGCCTTCGCGCTCAATGAAGGAAAACGCTTGCAGGCTGCCGTCTGGTCGGGTTGTGGTCAGGCGAACATCCGAGGCAGACCAGGCATGGCCGGTGAGTGTTTTCAGACGCCAGCGCGGCGCGGTGCCCTCCTCGAAGATCGACAGTTCGACCCGACCATGGCCGGTATCCACTCGGTGAACCTCGTCATGATGGCCATGTCCGTCGTGGTGGTGCGCATGGTCTTGCTCGAACTTGAACACCTGCTCGCCGCGCCAAGTCCGCCATAGCATCCACAGCGCAATGGCGATAATCAGCGCAGCGGATGCCAACTGGAAATACGGCTCAGTGGTTTGAGCGTCCAAGCCTTTGCCCAGGTACATACCGCCGATGGCCACCAGCCATACAACGGCGGTGTGCGACAGCGTAGCCGCCAGGCCCAG
Above is a genomic segment from Pseudomonas sp. R5-89-07 containing:
- a CDS encoding DUF2784 domain-containing protein; its protein translation is MLFRIAADSLVLFHLGFILFVLFGGLLALKWRSLIWLHLPAAAWGVAVEVFHLPCPLTRWENLLRHMAGQDGYGAGFIEHYILTLIYPAGLTPQIQLGLGALVLLINIAVYARLIRRYRQA
- a CDS encoding DUF4337 domain-containing protein, with the translated sequence MSEAFEVPSPHEKHLEHTTEHAHGRGDSFASRIAVMTAIMATVGAMLSYQAGSSESEAAMDKNNAAIIKTEAANQWNYYQAKSSRQNLAELATHIPGVDAAHYNDEIQRYKSQKEEVRKQAETLEASSREWDHKSEQALHQHHRWAQAMTAIQIAISLAAITLLTRKEWLKRLSYTAGGVAVVLGNLAWLHL
- a CDS encoding cytochrome c produces the protein MKISFVVSLMGLSLTQIPLSMADNANGKNLYLQRCAMCHGADIRGTGPLAHKSSPPTPDLTTSAFKKRLHDYPGVIVSSVILRPNGDLIPNTLRENGVKLAPHAWSVKDFRDLNQYMGDVIAKSR
- the chrA gene encoding chromate efflux transporter gives rise to the protein MDKVVREDLSRPQAISLREAFGFWLKLGFISFGGPAGQISIMHQELVERRRWISERRFLHALNYCMLLPGPEAQQLATYIGWLMHRTWGGVIAGVLFILPSLFILIALSWMYIAFGDVPVVAGLFYGIKPAVTAIVVQAAHRIGSRALKNNALWAIAAASFVAIFAFNVPFPLIVLCAALIGYAGGRLAPEKFRAGGHRAAEKTFGPALIDDDTPPPEHARFSWLKLALLALIGAALWALPMGVLTALFGWEGTLTQMSWFFTKAALLTFGGAYAVLPYVYQGAVGHYGWLTPTQMIDGLALGETTPGPLIMVVAFVGFVGAYVSQVFGADQMFLAGAVAACLVTWFTFLPSFLFILAGGPLVESTHNQLKFTAPLTAITAAVVGVILNLACFFGYHVLWPQGLSGNLDWPSALIAMAAAVALFRFKRGVIQVLMGCALVGLAVHLLR
- a CDS encoding nickel/cobalt efflux transporter, encoding MPNFADLLQQGGAHAWLYFPSAIVLGALHGLEPGHSKTMMAAFIVAIRGSVKQAVLLGLAATLSHTAVVWLVAIGGMYLGKGLDAQTTEPYFQLASAALIIAIALWMLWRTWRGEQVFKFEQDHAHHHDGHGHHDEVHRVDTGHGRVELSIFEEGTAPRWRLKTLTGHAWSASDVRLTTTRPDGSLQAFSFIEREGFVESSFAIPEPHEFRARLSLGHAGHSHDYDLQYTEHDHGHAHAELAGLELASDGYQDAHERAHADDIRKRFTSREVTTGQIVMFGLTGGLIPCPAAITVLLLCLQVKEVALGGMLVLCFSIGLAITLVTVGAAAAIGARQASNRWPWLGTVARRAPYFSSVLIIGVGLYVGIHGWIGLGA